The following nucleotide sequence is from Methanobrevibacter thaueri.
AAATTTTTGGTTGGAATCAGTGGCGAGCTCCCTATACTTTCCACCAGTTATGCTTACAACGCTTTCATAAAGTCCATACATCTTAAGGACTTCTTCCGCTGCTCCTGATAGAAATACTGTGACTTCATGCTCTTTTGCTAACTTAAGAGCAACTTGCACTGATTCGCGAAGTAAATGACCCGCTCCAGTAAATGCAAAGGCAATTCTCATGTTAATCTATAATTTGTGATATTCGTAAGCGTCTTTGTCTGAGAACGCGTAATCCAGAGTTGTGTATTGGTTCATGAATTCAGCGACTTCATCAGCTATGTCTTCCTTATCCATAGCTACACGTTTAATGAATTCAGCAACCTCATCCATCTCTTTTTCTTTCAATCCTCTACGGGTGATTTCTTGGGTACCTATTCTTAAACCGGACGGATCATCGGAGTTGTCACGGTCATCTCCAGGCAAGAGGTTTTTGTTTAAAATCACGTTGTTGTCAGCTAATTCTTTTGCAACATCTGATGCTGATCTGACACTGGTCAAGTCCACTGCGATTTGATGGGATTGTGTGAATCCTAAGTCTTCGCATAAAACATCAAATCCTCTTTCATACATTGCCTGACCTAATGCTTGTGCGTTTTTGATGGTCTGTTTTGCGTATGCTTCACCAAACTCTAACATTTCAGCGGTTGCAATGCCTAAACCGAGCAAGTGGTGCAAGTGGTGGTTACTGACAACACCTGGGAAAACTGCCTCATCAATTGTGTCGGCATTTTCAGCATGGGAAAGGATGATTCCACCTTGTGGACCTGGGAAGGTCTTGTGGGTACTTCCCATCATGAGGTCTGCACCTTCTTTTAAAGGTTGTTGGAACTGTCCACCGGCAATAAGGCCTAATACATGTGCCCCGTCATACATTACGGTTGCTCCAACTTCGTCAGCTGCTTCACGAGCTTCTTTGATTGGGTGAGGGAACAGGAATAAACTTCCACCGAACAAGACTATTTTTGGTTTTTCCTCGAGAATTTTCTTGTTCATTGCGTCGATGTCAATGTTCATCACATTCTTATCAAGTGGGTGGAAAACTGTTTTAAGTCCTCTAATACCTGCTGCACTTACGTTTGCGTGGGAAATATGGCCTCCTGAAGGTACTTCAAGAGCCATTACTTTTTCTCCAGGTTTTGCATATCCAAAGAATGCTGCAAGGTTTGCTGTAACACCAGATACTGGTTGAACGTTTGCATAATCACAGTCATATACTTCACATGAAAGTTTTTTGACTTTATCTTCCAAAATGTCAATGTATTGGCATCCTTCGTAGAACCTTTCGAATGCTTGTCCTTCTGCGTATCTGTGAGCAAAATCAGTTGCTAACGCTTCTGTTACCTCTACACTTGTAACGTTTTCGGAAGC
It contains:
- the glyA gene encoding serine hydroxymethyltransferase, coding for MANYHDEILRFEEIAKEHTQYMRNSINLIASENVTSVEVTEALATDFAHRYAEGQAFERFYEGCQYIDILEDKVKKLSCEVYDCDYANVQPVSGVTANLAAFFGYAKPGEKVMALEVPSGGHISHANVSAAGIRGLKTVFHPLDKNVMNIDIDAMNKKILEEKPKIVLFGGSLFLFPHPIKEAREAADEVGATVMYDGAHVLGLIAGGQFQQPLKEGADLMMGSTHKTFPGPQGGIILSHAENADTIDEAVFPGVVSNHHLHHLLGLGIATAEMLEFGEAYAKQTIKNAQALGQAMYERGFDVLCEDLGFTQSHQIAVDLTSVRSASDVAKELADNNVILNKNLLPGDDRDNSDDPSGLRIGTQEITRRGLKEKEMDEVAEFIKRVAMDKEDIADEVAEFMNQYTTLDYAFSDKDAYEYHKL